A window of Polynucleobacter sp. KF022 genomic DNA:
AGCGTGCCACCCGCTCTTCAGTGGGAGGATGTGTTGAAAAAAGTTGTGCAAGACCGCCAGCGCTTAAAGGATTGAGAATCATCATCTGCGCAGTTTCAGGATGCTGCTCAACAGCCTGAAACGGGATGCCTTGTGCATAGTTATGAATTTTTTCTAGTGCATGTGCGAGAGCTTCGGGGTCAGAGCTAATTTCTGCACCGCCGCGATCGGCCTCATATTCTCGCGCGCGAGAAATGCTCATCTGAATCAGGCTTGCTGCAATTGGTGCCAATATAGCCACCATTAAGCTTGCTATTGGATTGTTGGGTCTTCCCTCCGAATCGCGTCCACCAAAGAACATCGCAAAATTTGCTAGCGCAGAAATTGCACCGGCCATAGTTGCAGCTACCGTTGAAATCAAAATATCCCGATGACGAACATGTGCAAGTTCATGCGCCATTACACCGCGTAATTCACGATTCGAAAGAATTTTTAGAATCCCCGTTGTGGCAGCAACGGAAGCATTTTCTGGATTTCGTCCTGTTGCAAAAGCATTGGGCGCATCTTCATTAATCAAAAATACTTTGGGCATCGGCAAACCTGCCTTTTCGGCCAGCTCTTTCACCAACCCATAAAACTGAGGCGCAGATCTTTCGTCAACCTGCTGTGCATTAGTCATCTTTAGCACCATGGTGTCAGAAAACCAATAGCTAAAAAAGTTCATGCCAACCGCCATAAGCAAAGCCATTAACATGCCCTGCTCGCCACCCAACATGCCGCCAACCACAATAAATAAGGCGGTAATGGCTGCCATCAAAACAGCAGTTTTTGCAAAATTAAACATTTCTACTCCTTTGACTGAAAATGCAACCGTTTTTCACCGTCACCAATCGACTGTAGGCCTGTTTTGGCACCTATTTTTTTTCCACCAGGTTTTTGTATTTGAGTAACCTCGATTACGCCTTGGCCACATTGAATATATACGCCTTCGCCACTAAACCCAATTACATCACCGATATTCCCATTTGGGCTTATAACCCCATCATCAGCGACCTGAGAATCCCAAAGCTTCACGATAAGTCCGTTGACCTGACTGCTTGCGCCGGGGAAAGGATTAAAAGCTCGAATGCGCAGATCGATTTCGTTTGCACTTAAAGCCCAATCAATTTCCGCCTCGTTTTTTAATATTTTTTCAGCATAAGTAATGCCTACATTTGGTTGCGGCGCTCGAGTCAAATCTTTGCCTTGCTGCAAAGCGTCTAGTGTTTTAACAATCAGATCAGCGCCAAGTTGCGCCAATCGGTCATGCAAACTAGCGCTTGTTTCATCACGCGCAATAGCAAGCTGAGCATCCATCACTACATCGCCAGTATCCAGCCCTGCATCCATTTGCATTATGCAAACACCCGTGTTGGCATCACCCGCCTCAATCGCTCGCTGAATTGGCGCAGCACCACGCCAACGAGGAAGTAGAGAGGCGTGAATATTAAAGCTGCCAAATCTTCCAGGCCGTTCACTGATATCTAAAATTTCTTGGGGAAAAATCAAGCCATAGGCAACGACAACCATGGCATCAAACTCAGTTGATGAGAGGCGCTCATAAGCCTCCTCAGCTTGTGCTTTTTTTTGTGGGTCAGTGTTGGTGCGTCTTAATGTTTCTGGCTGCAATATCGGAATATTTTTTTCTAAAGCAAACTCTTTAACCGGGCTTGCTTGTAAATGCATCCCCCTGCCAGAGCGGCGATCAGGCTGAGTAAGCGCTAGAACAATTTCATGTCCTGCAGCATCGATTGCGCGCATGGCTTGCGC
This region includes:
- the htpX gene encoding zinc metalloprotease HtpX, with translation MFNFAKTAVLMAAITALFIVVGGMLGGEQGMLMALLMAVGMNFFSYWFSDTMVLKMTNAQQVDERSAPQFYGLVKELAEKAGLPMPKVFLINEDAPNAFATGRNPENASVAATTGILKILSNRELRGVMAHELAHVRHRDILISTVAATMAGAISALANFAMFFGGRDSEGRPNNPIASLMVAILAPIAASLIQMSISRAREYEADRGGAEISSDPEALAHALEKIHNYAQGIPFQAVEQHPETAQMMILNPLSAGGLAQLFSTHPPTEERVARLMHMAKNGAYPGAN
- the fmt gene encoding methionyl-tRNA formyltransferase, whose translation is MKIVFAGTPVFAAQAMRAIDAAGHEIVLALTQPDRRSGRGMHLQASPVKEFALEKNIPILQPETLRRTNTDPQKKAQAEEAYERLSSTEFDAMVVVAYGLIFPQEILDISERPGRFGSFNIHASLLPRWRGAAPIQRAIEAGDANTGVCIMQMDAGLDTGDVVMDAQLAIARDETSASLHDRLAQLGADLIVKTLDALQQGKDLTRAPQPNVGITYAEKILKNEAEIDWALSANEIDLRIRAFNPFPGASSQVNGLIVKLWDSQVADDGVISPNGNIGDVIGFSGEGVYIQCGQGVIEVTQIQKPGGKKIGAKTGLQSIGDGEKRLHFQSKE